In Mytilus trossulus isolate FHL-02 chromosome 10, PNRI_Mtr1.1.1.hap1, whole genome shotgun sequence, the DNA window TATTGCAAGGAGAAAAAACGTACAAGCTCAGATCATGGTTATAGCATCAGCACCGTTATCTTTAGATAAAATAgaacttaaatcaaataaaattgtttctTCGAGAGGCAATGACATCACTGGATGTTCCTTgttttcaaatggtaaaatgatattttcgagttataaagacaaaaaagtTGTTGTTCTAAGAAACGACGGGTCAAAACCGGGGAAAATAAATTCCgaatttcaaacatttgatGTAGAACAGATAGACGAAAGTTTAATTGCTATAACGACTGGCTCTGAAGGtggtaaaataatatttgcagATCTAATAGAGAAGAAAACTAAGAAAATTATAGACGTTGGTGTACCAAATGATGGAATGGCAGTCTATGGTGGTTGGCTTTATTTCAGTGCAGGGACTAACGGATTGATGCGAGTAAACATAATTGATGGATCGATTCGTGAGGTACTATATAAGCCAATGTGTGGAAGTGCTTATATAGCTGTATTCGGCAACAATCTGTACTTCACAAATAAATCGGAGAATACTGTGACATGCAGTGATTTGGAGGGAAGCGTCAAGTGGATATTTAAAGATGAAAGAAATTTGTCTTTTCCTCTCGGCATCTCTTCGGATCATTACGGGAACGTTTATGTAGTCGGAAACAAATTTGCTAATGTTGTTGTTATCTCGCCGGATGGAAAAAGAAGCAGAACAATATTAACATCTGCGGAGGGACTTGATTGTCCTCAGGTTTTACATTATAACCGAGAAAATAATCAGATTCTAGTTGCAAATCGAAACGGTAATGCTTTTCTTTTCGATGTAATGTTCCAATGAACTGTCATACTTCAtgtgattttcatatttaatttaatttgttttatttacagattttgccttttatgattttactaaTTTTGAATTTCCAAttcattgattataaaaaaaaaaaagtatgtctGATGTCACCATGATGTGTTTAGATTTGATTTGGTTCAAATTAAAATGCACATTTCAGCAAAGCAATGAACTATGTTGCTATTATGTTGTCATAGTGGAATTCGAACCATATACATCACGCGCAACGGGTTTAATATAAGCTACTTGTCCATTTCAGATGAATTGAGAAGTTTATAGtttaaatagtaaacaaaaaagccaaacaaaattCTAATTTAACAACATGCAAATCCCCCACCTATAACCAATGCAATGAACTACTTAAAGGGTCGGCGAGCATAGTTCACAAACAAAAATCCCGCCCATGCAATGTCATTGGTTTGCTAAggaaaactgataaaaaaaaaacactttaaactAAAACCCATGCAAATAGGAGGTGCATAATAGCATTATACTGTAAAATTTCTAAGATGATTATGATTAAGTGTTTTGGAGAAGCGGATTTTAATTTCTACAATATATCGTGCAGAAATGCCATCAGAAAGTTAACCCCAATTtagtttttcatataaaaaaaatagaattggaCAAAAACACGCCATATGAGAAAGTTCTGGGATATTCACTAGTATTCGGGGCATAATATGGGTAACATCAATTATATGACAGCCACATCAATTTGTAAAGAGAATCTGCATAAATCTGACAACAAGGGGTTGATGAATAACATCGTGTGATACCGTAAGAATCCTTCATCAAGACATTAAGTCGGTATGTGACCTGTTGATATAAGGAAAGATTGTCGTCATATTCAATTTCAtcacttttttcttttatataacgAAACTTATACAGTACAACCTATGACATATTCTGATTCTAATGTCCACCATCAGGTATGGTCACCATCAAAATAGTGGCCATTTATTGGGAATCATGAATATGGGTTTTTAATTATTGGGGTCATAAAGCATGGACAAGTGGTCAATCTTATTCGGCTACCTGGTCAGTTGAAATAGAATTTATATATTGGGAAGCCAAGTGTGTAAATGAAATCCTACATCAAACCTATACCTGTAGTCGTTAATTGATGTTATCCCTTTTATCCCTTTTCTATTTGCCTCCATGTTTAATATCATTTTGTATATGTGCTCGTTCAGCCCGGTATTACATCAAAGAAGCATATCGATGTCAAAGTTTCGCTTTTTATAAGAACGTGTTCGTTGCAGTTGTTACACATCAGGCATTCATGTTGACATGTCTTACTTCATTAATGGATTTCAACCGATCTTTGCCATACACATGATACAGTTGACAAGTAAAAGCCTCGATGTCCAGAATAACTGATTCAAGACCGCTACAGAGATATTCCAATTTATCCTATTAGTCTGACACATTCGTTTCTCTTGCATCACATTAACAGATGCTGATTGTGCTATGGAAAAATCTGTATATATCTTATTCAATTGCAAGGTAATAAATCATCCTATTCTAGAACATCAAAATATTATGTGTagacataatttatataaaaaaaacaaaacaaacgttttgaataaatttttgcAAAACAGCAAAATATGAATATCTgaaatttccaaattttcaaCGCCAAGCGCTGACCAACATTATCTccgaaatattttattgattggaatatgaaaacttgacatAAATACAACACAATAACTCTAACAATTGCttagttttattgtttgtgATGTTTATTGGCCTAATATCATAGATATCTGCCTATTTTGTTAGCAGGGTTGTAGGtttagtatttttaaatatcagaTGAGTGTtactatagaaaaaatataatatatatatatatatatacaatatttagttCATATATGTGTAGATGTCAGAAGAGGTCTcgtcgtactttatttggccttttagacattttttgatacgagcttcactgatgagtcttttgtagacgaaacgcgtctggcgtaaattaaaatttttaatcctggtatctatgatgagtttattgtaaatattcataatgtaaaatgtatgagatatatagatttatatttgtcatctCAAAACACAAACTAAATGGATCCTTGGGGAGGAAGGGTGCAATGTAGTCTACTTAGCTCAACACCTCATAAATGTGTTACCTTTTGTACATGATGTTATATCATATTGAATTTATCATTCATCATGTTTTCACATTATACATTGATCAGTGCTTTTCATTTACTTCATTTTCTATAAGCAAGTGTTtgactattttgttttcaataattgtgTATTTGTAATACGTTTTAACTATTCATTTCAAAGTGCAAGTTTCCTTcctcatttcaatgttataaatCGGTTGTTTGATATCAAACACAAACCTTGATTAAAACTGTATGCATGTTTCAGTCATTACACTGTCAGTGGTAAGTGATGATagtaaaatttatgtttttgtaagttcgtttgaattttcaaatcaGTCATGGTGTTAGTTGTGTTCTATGTCTATGATGTATATTTACACAGTTTTGGCAACCTGATTCAAATGATTGTCATATCAATCTACTATGTTCGTTTGGATTGTTCGCCCAGTTTTGTCAATAAAGAGGAGTTATTAACAAATGATGAACAAATGGGAGGTTTaaatagctataaaaccagggtTAAGACACCAATTTcctaataaaatacatgtaacaagtcatgtatatgacagttgttttctattcgtCCCTCTGGTTGAGAATGTTCTACGTTCAGTTtaatggaatatccgtttcgcAGATGATATCGgaaatgttccttatgtcgtaactacaagcTCGTTCACTTTTCACGAATCTGACCTACCgatcgaattagactatttaccggttTATAATAACATgggcaacacgacggatgccacatgtggagcaggatctgcatacccgtccggagcacctgatatcacccacagttttagtggggttcgtgttgctaattttttttagtttccagTGTTGTATTTCGATCTAGAAGTTTAAATGTctctctggtatatttcgcccctcttttatttAGCTTTGAACTACTAGTATGAATTTCAGTATAGATCAGTTTGAAAATGACCATGTTGTAAAATTCAGGATTAACTGGCCCTGACTGCTTTATACACTTTATGTAATTTTTGGCAATAGTCTATCATTAATGACGCGTTTAGAAATATAATTGAGCTGCTATTATTTGATTGCTGATAATGCAATGGTTGCTGATTCTGTTTGCCAACcttctaatatttaacaaaaatgggGAGATGTAGTGTGAAtgcaaataagacaaatatttacaagataaaaaaaGGACGAGAATCAAAAACACTATACGCAATGTATAGCGTTCTACAATGATAAAACTTCATCTACAGAAGGCCCCAACTTTCGATTTGAAACAATCCAAACATACGCTCTGTACATATGACTGTggttaaacataaaacaaattataaaaatgtatttgaaacgGTTTGACTCATCGCCACTTAGCACACAATACATACCcgaaagacaaaaacaaataaaacgtaCGTACCCCAAAAGAACACAATATTCAAGTCGTATTATATACACAATACATTAAAAGGAACACAAATTGATGCACGATCaagttttgaataaatgaatgGCTTATAAACAATAGACACTCatacaaacttataaaataacaacatgTATCCAACACAACCCCCGAGCTCTTATATAATTAACAGAAAAACGATTTTAATAGTATTTTATACTGTGTATAGATATAACTTAAATTACGTATAATAATAGTAAtgttacattttgattttaagtTTTAGGATAATGGCGAATAATTCGTTTGTATGTGGTATATGTGATTTTCGCCAAATAACTAAACCATCAGTAATTTGGTGTTCCGAATGTGACGAAGGTCTATGTCAGGAGTGTACTGAACATCACAGTATCTCCAAGGCAACCAAGGGGCACTGTACATCCCCTGTCAAAGAATACAACAAACTACCACAAACTATTCTAGAGATTACACAAACTTGCAAAGTCCATAACGAAAAGTTCCAAATATACTGTAATAGCACGATTGCCCATGCTGTAAAAAGTGCATTGTGGAGACTCACAACGAGTGTAAAGAATTTGTTGATATTGATGATGTcgtaaaaaatgttaaatcttcAAATGCGTTCGTTGAAATCGAACACACCTTAGCAgaaatttctgaaaatattaaaataattcaaaaagaccgagaagaaaatttgaaatcaatCAAGGAAACAAAAGACGAAATCGAGTCCCAAATAAAAATGACGAAACTTAAAATCGTGAACTATCTGGACATACTCCAAGAAGATATATTAAAAGAACTGGGCGACACAGTGGAAGCCGAGAGCAATCAAATACGGAAATTGTTAACATCAGTACAACAAACGGAAAAAGATGTCACTGAATACCAAAATAACATGGCGAACATTAAACAACATGCATCAGATCTTCAGGCATTCTTGTACCTTAAACAAATAGAACAGGATGTTGACGGAAAGGATAAATTGATTCAAACATTAGTCgagaacaaaaatttaaattgtgtCACTCTTTCTTGGAATGTGAGCTCTAATGTGCGGAATTTCCAGACCTGTATCTCAACATTTGGAGAAATTGTTGTTGAATCCAAATTAAGTAGCATATTCATTGGAAgcagaaaaaacaaacaagctCAAATCACGGTCGACAGTCTGGAACATAAACCAAAGAAGACTGAAACCACGAAAAGCAGAAACATAACTGATTGTTCGGGTCCTGCATTTAAATGGTAGAATGATTAATCATCCATAATATTTAACGAGGAGACCTCATTTTGtctgtcgcttctcttccttccacaatgaattaatcatcatgcctctgtgtcctagaGGTACCAtacatagtcgcatttgtcatccttGCTTATGATTTTTCCGTATGGGTTATTTTGGGAGGAAAACGAaaaaaaggcatccggatattgtttccgtcattggacgaaatttcaAGTCAGACTAGACTTTCGGTttgtgtttttctgtatactttgaacgcACATACTATGAATAAagctatctgctatcattttcaagtgtACTATCCACATcggtcacagagtttattaaatagaaagggtttttaaatacaaatatgcgctataaatattttttcaggtattatttatataaatagaaaacaaaataatgagaattttggaaaaatagAAGCCACTTTTTAGCCAGGCTAGAAAaatctgaaattctccagtcattaaatattttacaaaaattcattGGGTCAATAAGtatattaaatagagaggggatacataatatatcaatgaccgccGTGGATTGAATAATAACCTGAGAGTTGATTGTAAAAAGCAAATACACAATTTATATGCATGTTGAAATgaatagaaaacaacaaaaacaacaaaataatgggaattttggaaaaaaagaaagaagcgGAAGGGGGCACATCATTTAAACAGAGCAGTTGCTTAGAAACAGGTATAGGGTTTCCCATACTTTTATACTATTTTCACCTCTTTCAAAGAAATATGCccccctatccaatatggccgaacAAACCGTGAAGATCCCTTTTATTAAAACTAATTATTATACTGAAATCTTCTACTGAAGAGAAAATTACATGGGTGGTATGAGGCAAAATACGTTATCATGTATCATAAGAAAAACACCATGGAGTCCGAACAGCGGACAAGAATTCCTAAATCTGACCTGAGTACAGTACTGTACatccttaagtaaaaatatttctgtGCAATAATGAAGTCGTTTGCCTTCTATCATTTTTGAATATAATCAACTTACTGAATTTACAACATAAACTATACACACTCATGGTAAAAAAGGATAAATGGGTCAATTGACGACAAATAGAGCAAcgcaaacaaaacaaaaaaacagagatACTGCTAGCAAAAATGACATAGTGATAAcccgaaaaaaaaataagatgcaCAATGATAGTTATGGTATTATATTGTAGGATTCTTGAAACGTtcatttaaggatgtacttataggtgaggttaggtgaaaattaataaattaagaagttGAAATTGATACCATAAGCTGGTAGAGCATCaattaaggataaaaataagctaaaaatatcaataggtcatggacctccttttcgagatatttgagattGAAAATATGgtgggaaaaggctgactcggagttttaccttatatttgcattggtattataaGGTCTCAGAACAAAAGAACAACAATTAggaatcttctaaaattttggtaattGACCTTTCATGAGCTATTTAGTCTTGAGGCCCCtcaatggggggggggggggtcctagtaatcacttaatcaccattttttgccaatataatcacataatcattaaatatttgcttatctttagtaatcaaataatcataaactaaaaatacagtcctaggtaatcaaataatcatgaaatatttggcttaataatcaaataatcattaaaaaaacggccaagtaatcacataatcaaaaaccccatgagggccctcagtcttatatgaaaaaaataaatgggtgttatggggcaaaatattttacattgtattgtatggaaaaacactAAGGAGTCCGAAGACAAATGGACACACTCTAAGTCGAagataaattgacaaaatgaatgacatagcaataaaaaaaaacataagacaaacaatagtatatacacaatataaCATAGAAAAACTGAAGACTGATAAAAACCGAACCCCGAACTAAAATTTAGCCAGGGTGATCGgcaaaggtaagcagatcctgctccaaatgtggaatccgtcgtgttgcttgtgTTAGTACAAACCCGAGGAAAAGTTTAATTCTGCAATTAAATTAGGAATGCAGATTAGAGGGGAAGAAGTGGATACAAATTTGTGATATATATAGTGTTCAGATATAACGAAGTCCTTGACAACATAAATTAAACGTCAGAAAGTGATTCGGACGAAGAAATAAAACATGAGGTGAAAAAGAATGTCATTAGTGAAGTACCATCATGTGGAAGGTTCAGAACATTCTGTCAAGCGGATTATAGCCAGTTGtggatataaaaaagaaattaacgtTTAGAAAGctagggttaaaaaaaaatcttaaatacaataaaaatgaaaatgaaaaacaaaaacaaaaacatacacacacaaaaaaatcaaacaaaaaatatatatacatactatCCCTCTATACTAGTAGTTTAAAagtttgtttgaaaattgttcAATCACTGCTATATATACGGATACTTTACTGATTTAGGATGAAGCTTTgagaaaattgaataaatttgtaGTCAGAATGAACCTGcattaaaaatacatgaaacatttgccactgatcattaaacaaaaaaatccatCATGCATGAATAGACATGGGAATATAAAACTCTGTGTTATAGTTCTGACGCTAAGACCTCTTTGATGAAATTTGTTTTCGAACGGACGGAccgacggacggacggacggacataCAGATGGAGTCGTGCGGCATTCGGTGACGGAGAGAGAGAagaagagagagagagagagagagagagagagagagagagagagagagagagagagagagagagagacagAGAGAGAAAATTATAAAGCCCACTAGTCTTTGTTCAATAATCGGAAAATACGAACTCTCCCTTTTTTCTAAATCTTGCATCTGCATTTGAGTGCCCACCAGCTATGAAACAAAACTtaggacaaaagaaattacgTTAACCATGTTAATATGCAATTTTGTGAATTAAAGGGAAAGAAGACCATTTTGCGGTGCACTCACACATGTCAATTGCGAACTGACCCAATATATGTTCTTTATCATGATCAGTATGATACTAACGTCGACATTATAAAGTGGGAGTACAcatcaaagaaaaaatgcacaaattgccaataaaataatttacactCCCTGTTTCGTGTACATATCATCTGTATTTTCCCCCGTCAATTTgggaatcaaaatatttttgtttgttttaaataatactgactagttcaaataattatgatgtctaGGAAGTCTAtcggtattttatttttttgctttgacACCTTTCTGCGACGTATCAAAGCAAACACACACATTTATCATCTGACcgtattattttattatagaccaaaaactatatatatatatgtaggacatTCGTCccgaacatgcatgaaatatttgccactggacgttaagcaaccaacaatcaatcaatatatatataggacaAAGTCTTGGTATAAAGCTTCCTCATATTAATAGGATTTGGTTCcaaattgaaaattatgaaaaagatGCTTGAATATGCAGTATATCAaacggcgttttgcatttgcgccgatctgcatttcatttgcgccgattttttctttcatttgcgccgattttttttttcatttgcgccgatttttttacaggtaaattacaggtgaatagatataagaagatgtggtatgagtgccaatgagagaactctccatccaagtcatgttatttttcatttatcattatagaCCTCTTCCGTTAGCCACTTGTACAAATTTATTGAATTGTCaataataacatgtatataactgttgtccccTGCTCACCATGGGGAGGTGGAAGAAGGCCTACAAGATACATCTCCAGACTTTTTCCTTGACCGTACCCATAGTTCTTTAGCCTCTGTCTTTCGGACATCTGCCACATGAGTATGCTCGTTCTGTGTTTTGACGATAGAATCCGTGGTGACTCTGGCTTTACACGATTTTATGGTACATTTGTAGGATATGTTGTTATGTTTCAGGACACTAACCTTCCAATATGAATGGCCCTCTTTGGCTCGTTTCAGTGTGCAATATGTCCATCGTGTTACAACGAAGTTCCAGAAcaatatgaatcaaaattaacataaatgaaCAACATTTATAACCAGATTTTACCAATGGTATTATATGgatagtacatgtacaagtattaaCGTACCTGTAATTCTAATTAggagcaaatataaaaaaggcgcaaatgaaaaaatgaaacaggcgcaaatgaaagaatgaatattttcaaaatcggcgcaaatgtcatacgcccatATCAAAAGGGTATTCGTTAAACTTTCACATTCTGTTAAATAATTAGTGATTCTGAAATGTATAGGATGGATGACTGCCTGAGTAAAtggtacattatttttttttattattataaccaGAAATTGATAAAGTTACCCTACTCAAAACAGTATAAGTGTCTTTTAACTTATACTTTATACTTGTATACTGCCACTCTTAAAACTATtccaaatgaaatatttagtgaaaaaacatcaattttagATTTTGAGCGAACGAcgtaaaaattcataaaaaaaaccctgcTTTTCGTTACGTCACAAGTAAAACTCTACGGAAACCCATTGTCAACGTCATAAACAAGACGGTCAATGTGATTTAACTGCGCGGAGTATAAGTGTATAATGTAACAGTGTAATGCCACAACCCTGTTTTGGTCTGTTCTAGCGTGAATAACATCGCTGAATTGTACTTgccatattataaaatttttagTGAGCACGACTTGCAGCAGTATTTTTAGCGCTAGACCTTTATTAATTGTTGCATAGTAGCTGAGGACACCTCTattatctattatatatatatatcatttatgaaTTGGCCCTTTCTTATTTGAGATATTTCATTCAGATGTTATTGTCTGACTGTTTTGtgcatttaaatacatgtacaaagtgTACATGCATATCTGGGTTTTTCCAACTTCGAATTCTATCATTTATTGGATGTAGAATTAAGCCGACTATATAGATAAGGGCATAGCTCATCTGCTTCaatctttcttttgtttcatcCGTAGTATATTGTGTAAATGTGTGAAAATAGAACAGAAATTGCAGACCGTATACACCTGTGTTCATTGTTCacccttaaaaaaatgttgttttcgttCGAGAGTCTAAAACCGTATGAGGGTGTGTGTGATATCTTATAATGTTTTCGACTTATGGAATAAGGTTTGGATATGTTAAAATCGGAAATTTAAAGGGTTGCAAATTCCATaggtaaattaaaataatgtctttttatgataaacataaataatctaCGGAAGCTGCGCACTCGTTTAATCCATGCGTCGTTCGGTCacgcgttgtcttatttttgatattcaaatacgacTTTAACTCGTAATTTCGactttaaactaaaatatttataactcgaaatttcgaatttttctaaacttaaaatttcgacttcttttaaactcaaaatttcgactttgtgAAACCCAAAAATTTTCCTCAGTATTTATACTGCGTTTTGCGGTTATCACATGCATAGTCATTTATATCagcaattctatttttttcaatgtccctaatacgcttccgtaatAATCATTCTTTCAAAAAAGTATAGGACacctttttatattatttttatttttttgaagaaataaaaaagtccCCTAAATCATATTGACCACTCAAACAATTAACAACCAAGAAACAGAATTTTTCCagatttataatttagtaaaaatatatgCTCAGGGGATTGAGAAATTCGGAAAcgagaaatttttttttttattaaatggtaaattttattgatatgaaaaaagggACATAgctatatttaaaataagaaacaaaataaatgaacagtcaagaaaaaagtattttcagGTTTtaatttagttctaatatatGCTCAGGGGATTGAGAAATTCGAAAACGAGAAAAGAAAATTCTATTAAAtggtaaattttattgatatgaaaaaagggACATGGCtatattcaaaataagaaacaaaataaattaacagtcaagaaaaaagtatttttaggttttaatttagttatatgttaggtagcactccacagttaggtgtgtagtttcgcattttggcccctgtggatttttcaaatatgagagctagtgtgcaataaaattaatttttggatagctgagtattaaaatagcctttgtattgggtgtatatgaacatcaaggttatgtaatgtatgtaatataggctgttttctgtatgacagtccgtatttgcatgtccataccatacattggtccggcaattattgcaatgtttttttccaactttttatcgcacgaactttgtgattggattttacgaaaaaatgaggcgaaagacacccattttttatttgatcattaggaagatttaagaaaacagtttctaaaaaggtatcactcaaaggcattgaaattctagtttgatccaaattttggggggatatatgacatgttcacccccctttttgcaatattttatggtaaataaatgcagaatgttgccatggatacacataaatggaattaattttcatcctttaaacttttgaaaattgaatctatggaagatactgattacatacatatgcacatgtacagcacaaacagttaggttaatgtattagaaatccaggaataagagatgataaaacattttggggctcatatttaattttattttctaactgtggagtgctaccttatggcacatcagaaagcacagaaatgcactttttaagataaaattgaccacaaatctttagtcttttatgttctttttttagttctgaaggtaaaaaaactgctaggaatgcaatttatgttaattttattgtttactgtccttagcaaccaaatatacacattttgacacttagacatgttgcggtcttaaatttgtactcCGTAAGCTTTGGccttgtaaccaaagattgcgctttatatgataatctcagaatgtatcgctttatatttttgaatgcgaataagtcaaataaacatttttagcaggattttatattataatttggcattaattaaatttaa includes these proteins:
- the LOC134687072 gene encoding uncharacterized protein LOC134687072, which produces MSLQHMEKDVIEYQNNIANIKQHASGLQAFLGLKQIEHDIEEKDKIIQAIVNNKDFNHITLSWKINSGVQYVQSNLATFGKIVVESKSSDVTIARRKNVQAQIMVIASAPLSLDKIELKSNKIVSSRGNDITGCSLFSNGKMIFSSYKDKKVVVLRNDGSKPGKINSEFQTFDVEQIDESLIAITTGSEGGKIIFADLIEKKTKKIIDVGVPNDGMAVYGGWLYFSAGTNGLMRVNIIDGSIREVLYKPMCGSAYIAVFGNNLYFTNKSENTVTCSDLEGSVKWIFKDERNLSFPLGISSDHYGNVYVVGNKFANVVVISPDGKRSRTILTSAEGLDCPQVLHYNRENNQILVANRNGNAFLFDVMFQ